One genomic window of Saccopteryx bilineata isolate mSacBil1 chromosome 4, mSacBil1_pri_phased_curated, whole genome shotgun sequence includes the following:
- the LOC136333504 gene encoding protocadherin alpha-4-like translates to MEFFWGRGQESRRLLLSLLLLAAWKMGNGQVHYSVLEEAKHGTFVGRIAQDLGLELAELVPRLFRVASKERGDLLEVNLQNGILFVNSRIDREELCGRSVECSIHLEVIVERPLQVFHVEVEVKDINDSPPVFPGTQKNLFIAESRPLDSQFPLEGASDADTGENALLTYRLSPNEYFSLKKPSEDERAKRLGLVLRKLLDREEAPEIFLVLTATDGGKPKLTGTVQLHITVLDANDNAPAFDRTLYVVKLPENVPNGTLVIKLNASDLDEGLNGDIIYSFSTDILPNVKSKFHIDPVIGEIVVKGYIDFEESKSYEILVEGIDKGQLPLSGHCTVMVEVEDTNDNVPVMEFKSLSLPIKEDASVGTVIALIRVSDRDSGVNGQVTCTLSSHVPFKLVSTFKNYYSLVLDSALDRESVSEYAVVVTARDGGSPSLSAIASVSVEVADVNDNAPTFAQPEYTVFVKENNPPGCHIFTVSAQDLDAQENALVSYSLVERRVGERALSSYVSVHADSGKVYALQPLDHEELELLQFQVSARDAGVPPLGSNVTLQVFVLDENDNAPALLPPGAGGVDDAVSELVSRSVGAGQMVAKVRAVDADSGYNAWLSYELQPTAGGARSPFRVGLYTGEISTTRALEEADAPRQRLLVLVKDHGELPLTATATVLLSLVESAQAPKTLSQASVGVVRAESALVDVNVYLIIAICAVSSLLVLTLLLYTALRCSAPPTESACAPGKPRLVCSSAVGSWSYTQQRQQRVCSGEGPSKTDLMAFSPSVPDSGDREDQPATGDSLSKVSL, encoded by the coding sequence ATGGAGTTTTTCTGGGGAAGAGGCCAGGAATCCCGGCGTCTGCTGCTCTCCCTTCTGCTCCTCGCAGCCTGGAAGATGGGGAACGGCCAGGTCCACTACTCGGTCCTGGAGGAGGCCAAACACGGCACCTTCGTGGGTCGCATCGCGCAGGACCTGGGGCTAGAGCTGGCGGAGCTGGTGCCGCGCCTGTTCAGGGTGGCGTCCAAAGAACGCGGGGACCTTCTGGAGGTAAATCTGCAGAATGGCATTTTGTTTGTGAATTCTCGTATCGACCGCGAGGAGCTGTGCGGGCGGAGTGTGGAGTGCAGTATCCACCTGGAAGTGATCGTGGAGAGGCCGCTGCAGGTTTTCcatgtggaggtggaggtgaaggaTATTAATGACAGCCCGCCTGTCTTCCCAGGAACACAAAAGAATCTGTTTATCGCGGAATCGAGGCCGCTTGACTCTCAGTTTCCACTAGAGGGCGCATCCGATGCAGATACCGGGGAAAATGCTCTGCTGACTTACAGACTGAGCCCCAATGAGTATTTCTCGCTGAAAAAACCATCCGAAGATGAGCGGGCAAAACGTCTTGGGCTTGTATTAAGGAAACTCCTAGACAGGGAAGAAGCTCCAGAGATTTTTTTAGTGCTCACGGCCACTGATGGCGGCAAACCTAAGCTGACTGGTACCGTTCAGTTACACATCACAGTGCTGGACGCCAATGACAACGCCCCAGCTTTCGACAGAACACTCTATGTGGTGAAATTACCAGAAAATGTTCCTAATGGGACGTTGGTAATTAAACTTAATGCCTCAGATTTAGACGAAGGTTTGAATggagatattatttattcattctcaaCGGATATTTTACCAAATGTAAAATCCAAGTTTCACATAGATCCAGTTATTGGAGAAATTGTGGTAAAGGGATATATCGATTTTGAAGAAAGCAAATCTTATGAAATTCTTGTAGAGGGCATTGACAAGGGACAACTTCCACTCTCTGGCCACTGTACAGTTATGGTGGAAGTTGAAGACACCAACGATAATGTCCCAGTAATGGAATTCAAGTCCTTATCACTCCCAATCAAAGAAGATGCTTCAGTGGGAACTGTCATCGCCCTGATTCGAGTGTCCGACCGCGACTCTGGTGTCAATGGGCAGGTGACCTGCACCCTGTCATCCCACGTTCCCTTCAAGCTGGTGTCTACTTTCAAAAATTACTATTCGCTGGTGCTGGACAGCGCTCTGGACCGCGAGAGCGTGTCCGAATATGCTGTAGTAGTGACCGCGCGGGACGGCGGCTCACCTTCGCTGTCAGCCATCGCCAGCGTGTCCGTGGAGGTGGCCGACGTGAACGACAACGCGCCAACGTTCGCGCAGCCCGAGTACACGGTGTTCGTGAAGGAGAACAACCCGCCAGGCTGCCACATCTTCACGGTGTCCGCGCAGGACTTGGACGCGCAGGAGAACGCGCTGGTGTCCTACTCGCTGGTGGAGCGGCGGGTGGGCGAGCGTGCGCTGTCGAGCTACGTGTCGGTGCACGCGGACAGCGGCAAGGTGTACGCGCTGCAGCCTCTGGACCACGAGGAGCTGGAGCTGCTGCAGTTCCAGGTGAGCGCGCGCGACGCGGGCGTGCCGCCTCTGGGCAGCAACGTGACGCTGCAGGTGTTCGTGCTGGACGAGAACGACAACGCGCCCGCGCTGCTGCCGCCTGGGGCGGGCGGAGTGGATGACGCAGTGAGCGAGCTGGTGTCTCGGTCGGTGGGCGCGGGCCAGATGGTGGCGAAGGTGCGCGCGGTGGACGCGGACTCTGGCTACAACGCGTGGCTGTCTTATGAGCTGCAGCCGACGGCGGGTGGTGCGCGCAGCCCTTTCCGCGTGGGGCTGTACACGGGTGAGATCAGCACGACGCGCGCCCTGGAGGAGGCGGACGCGCCGCGCCAGCGCCTGCTGGTTCTGGTGAAGGACCACGGAGAGCTGCCGCTGACCGCCACTGCCACTGTACTGCTGTCGCTGGTGGAGAGCGCCCAGGCGCCAAAGACTCTGTCGCAGGCGTCAGTGGGCGTCGTGAGGGCAGAGAGCGCGCTGGTGGATGTGAACGTGTATCTGATCATCGCCATCTGCGCGGTGTCCAGCCTGTTGGTGCTCACGCTGCTGCTGTACACGGCGCTGAGGTGCTCGGCGCCGCCCACCGAGAGCGCATGCGCGCCGGGGAAGCCCAGGCTGGTGTGCTCCAGCGCGGTGGGGAGCTGGTCGTACACGCAGCAGAGGCAACAAAGGGTGTGCTCTGGAGAGGGGCCATCCAAGACCGACCTCATGGCTTTTAGTCCCAGTGTACCAGACTCTGGGGACCGAGAAGATCAGCCAGCAACGGGGGATTCCCTTTCAAAGGTTAGTTTATAA